The Amycolatopsis coloradensis sequence CTCCTGCGGGCCAAGTACCTCGTCGACGTGAAGTCGTACACGAAGGTCGCCGGGCTGCCCTTCAAGGCCGAAGAGCTGCAAGGCGTCTTCACGGAGATCATCACCAGTACGGAGGGGGCGAAGTGACCGCGATCGACCTGGGGATCCCCACCCTCGGCGGCTTGGACCTTGTGCCGACCGAGACCGAACCGCAGAAGGCGAAGGACTACAAGTCGGACCAGGAGGTCCGCTGGTGTCCCGGCTGCGGGGACTACGTCGTGCTCAACGCCGTGCAGTCGTTCCTGCCGACACTCGGCCTCAAGCGCGAGAACATCGTGTTCATCTCGGGGATCGGGTGCTCGTCCCGGTTCCCGTACTACCTGAACACCTACGGTATGCACTCGATCCACGGCCGGGCGCCGTCGATCGCCACCGGGCTCGCGACCGCGCGGCCGGATCTGTCGGTGTGGGTCGTCACCGGTGACGGCGACGCGCTGTCCATCGGCGGCAACCACCTGATCCACGCGTTGCGCCGCAACGTGAACATCAAGATCCTGCTGTTCAACAACCGGATCTACGGCCTCACGAAGGGCCAGTACTCGCCGACGTCCGGGCCGGGCATGGTCACGAAGTCCACCCCGATGGGCTCGGTCGACACCCCGTTCAACCCGCTTTCGCTGGCGATCGGCGCCGAGGCGTCGTTCGTGGGCCGCGCGCTCGACTCGGACCGCAAGGGACTGACCGAGGTGCTGGAGGCCGCCGCGAAACACCGCGGGTCGGCGCTGGTGGAGATCTACCAGAACTGCCCGATCTTCAACGACGGCGCCTTCGACGTCCTCAAGGACAAGGACGAGGCCGCCACCCGGCTCATCCCGCTGAAGGCCGGCGAGCCGATCAAGTTCGGGCCGCAGGGCGAATACGGGGTCACGCGGAGCGGCTGGGCAGGCCTGGAGGTCGGGAAGGTCGCGAACATCGGCGAGGAGAACCTCGTCGTGCACGACCCGGCGATCGAGGACACCTCGTACGCGTTCGCGCTTTCGCGGATCGGCGACCAGAACCTGAACCACGTGCCGACCGGCATTCTGCGGCAGGTCGAGCGGCCCACCTACGACGACCAGGCGCGGGCCCAGGTCGCGGAAGCCCGGGCCGCCCGCGAGCCCGACCTGCAGGGCCTTTTGCGCGGCAAGGACACCTGGACCGTCGTCAGCTAGCCCAGAACTGCAATGAAGGGGCCTTTCATCGCAAATTTTGCGGTGAAAGGCCCCTTCATTGCNCGCTCTTCCGATCTGGCCTTTCATCGCAAATTTTGCGGTGAAAGGCCCCTTCATTGCAGTCAGGTGAGGGGACGGAAGCCCACGCGCTCCGCGTCGGCGGCCGAGCGGAACCAGACCTCCGCGACCATCTTCGGGAACTGCGGCGAGTCCTCCGTGCAGTACCGCAGGGCGGTCACGCTGGCCTTGACCGCGAAGTCGTCGGCGGGACGGCCACCGCCCGGACGCGGCATCGCCGAACCGGGACCGAACGGACCGGGCGGGACGGACTCCGTCACCGGAGCGACCTGCCGGGCGGGCGGGGGCTCCGGAGCCGGCATCGCGTCGCCGGGCTGGACGGCGGGCTCGAACAGCGAACCGCTCTGCCCACCGGACAGTTCCGGCTCACGACGTTCGATCGCCCGCATCGACGGCTGGATCGGCTGTGGCGGCTCGAAACCGCCGCGCACCGCACCCCGCGGCGTGCGCTTGGGCAGCACCTGGGTGGCTTCGGCGGACGTCTCGGGCTGCTCCGAGTCGAGGAGACCGGCCTTCGCTTCTTCATCGGAACCGAAGGCGTACGCGGGCGGGTCGTGCAGCTCCTCTTCCCGCTCGAACCAGTTGGTCTCGACGGGGGCCTGCTCGGTCTCCACGCGCGACGCGGGGCTGAACAGCGAAACCGGCTCCGGCTGCGTCTCGGCGCCTTCGGGGTCCAGCTGCATCTCCAGGCGGGACCGGTACGGCCCCTCGCCCGGCGACGACGGCTGCGGCTCGGGTTCCGGCTCAGGCTCCGGCTCGACGTCCAGCTTCGACGCGGGCTGGAGGTAATCGGTCGCCGCGGCGACGTACGGGTTCTCGGGCTCCGGCTCGGGTTCCGGCTCCGGCTCCGGCTCCGGCAAGGCCGCCGGGATGTACTGCGTCCGCTCGGCCGAGGGCTCCGGATCCGGCTCAGGCTCCGGGTCCGGCTGGGGCGCGGTGCGGTACTCGGCCTCGTACTCTTCTTCAGGCTCGAAGATCTGCGGCGCGGAGTACTCCGGCTCCTCGGCGGTGTCCTCGTGCACGTCCTTGGCGGGCTCCTCGGCAGGCTCGGTCCACTGCTGGGCGGGCTCCTGCTCGGTGAGCGTCTCGGGGTACGCGGGTTTCGGCTCCTCGACGGCCGCGAACTCCTCGTCCAGCTCGTCGTGCGACGGCTTCGCGAGGTACGCGGTCCCGCCGGCGACGGCCGCGGCACCCGCGCCGAGGCTCACCCCGGCCGGCAGCCTCGACGTCTCGGCGTGCGCGGTGGCCAGCGAGCTTTCCAGCTCACGGATGCGTTTGCGCGCCGGGAGCACCAGCACCAACCAGGTGAGCAGCGCGCCGACGACGAACGCCAGCAGACTCCACAGCCAAACCTGTCCGAAAATGGACATCTAACCTGCCCTTTGTCAATGCGTTCGTGCGACCAGGTAGTCGGCGACCGATTCGCAGGCGTCCCGGGCGGGCGACGCGGGCAGCGCCGCGAGTTCGGCACGCGCCCGACGAGCGTAGTCGGAAAGAGTTTCGCGTGCGCGTTCGAGTCCGGACGAGGCACGCAGCAGGTCCAGGGCCTCGGCGACGAGCTTGTCGTCCGAGATCGGGCCCGACAGCAGCTCGACCAGGCGCGGATCGGTGGCCGGGTCGGCCAGCGCGTACAGCATCGGAAGGGTGCGGACGCCTTCGCGCAGGTCTGTTCCCTGCGCCTTGCCGAGCTCGTCCGAGGCGGACGCGATGTCGATGACGTCGTCGGAGATCTGGAACGCCGTCCCGATGATGTCACCGAAGCGGCGGAGCGCGTCGATGTAGTGGTCGGGCGCGCCGGACATCATCCCGCCGAACCGGCCGGAGGTGGCGATCAGCGAGCCGGTCTTCTGCGCGATGACCGTGAGGTAGTGCTCGACCGCGTCGTCGCCGTCTGCCGGGCCGACCGTCTCGCGCATCTGCCCGGTGACCAGCTCGCCGAAGGTCTCGGCGATGATCCGGGCCGCGTCGGTGCCGAGGTCCGCGACCAGCCGCGAGGCGTGCGCGAACAGGAAGTCGCCGGTCAGGATGGCGATGGTGTTGTCCCAGCGGGCGTTGACGCTCTCCGCGCCGCGGCGCATCGTCGCCTCGTCCATCACGTCGTCGTGGTACAGCGTCGCGAGATGCACCAGCTCGACCGCCGCCGCGGCGGTGACCACCTGGTCGCCCTGCTTCGGCCCGAACTGCGAGGCCAGCAGCGTGAACAGCGGACGGAAACGTTTGCCACCCGCCTCGACCAGGTGCGAAGCGGCGTCCTCGACGGCCTTGACGTCACTGCGGACGACCTCGCGAAGCAGCGTCTCGACGTCGGCGAGACCGGTCGCGAGCGTGCGCAGGAGCTGCTCGTCGGCGATCTGGAGCCCCACGGACGCGCGCAGGTCCTCGATGGCACCACCTGGGGCAGGTGAAGACACAGACACGTCGGCTCCGCTCTCTTTGACACCGTTCGGGGTTGCTCCCAGCGTAGTGGCTAGCAGCTGAGGCCTGTTGACGTGCTGTCCAGGGGAAACGGTGACGAAGATGACACCCCCGCCGAGTATCCTGCCCGCTTCGGCGCGAACTGGGGGAACAACATGGGAAGTCCGGATGATTTCGGCGACAGACCGGCGTGGAAGCCTCCCGCCGAAGACCACCGCGAGCAGCGTTCGACGGTGTGGATCACCGTCGTCCTCTTCGCCGTGTTCATGGCGATGATGCTGGTCGTGGCCGTGCTCGTGGTGGGCGGCGTGAAGGCGGCCTGAGTCAGCGGCGGCGGATCTTGATGTCGTCCATGCAGGTCGCCTTGCCCGCGACGTCGCGGTACGGATAGCCCTTGGCGTCCAGCAGGTCCATGACCTTCAGCTCGGCTTCGTCGAGCACGTCCCGCTCCTCTTCGCCCCGCAGCGTGATGCGGAAGGTGAACGCGCCGAGGTGCGCGCTGTAGCTGAGCAGGCCGTCCTCGGTGAACCCCATCACCTGGTGCTGATCAAGCTCGGCGAGCAGCCTGGCGCGAGTGTCGGCGTCGGGGTGGTCGAACTTGCCGTTGACGAGGACGCGGTAGGTCGGCATACGCTCGAATATACAGACCTGTATCCGGATACGAATCAGAATATCCAACGGGTCTCCATGATCCACGGTCGAGTGAAACGACCGTCACGCGCGCAACGGGCGAATCCGACACGCAGATAGTGGTGACAAAGGAAGAACGGCCAACCGGCTCGCTCTCCGTCACGTGAGGAGGACGTGGAATGCGCATCACCATCGCAAGCCGGGCAGGCCTGGTCGGCGCGCTGCTGCTGGCGGGTCTCGGTGCCGGGGTGACCCCGGCCGCCGCGTCGAACCCCGCGGGCGTGGCCTCGCTCGGCTCCGCCGCCTTCACCAAGGGCACCTCGGCGCCGATCTCGATCGCCTCGCTCGCCGACTGCGCGGTCGAGGGACCGACGAGCAACTCGTCCGGAGTCGTGACCAGGACCGGGATCACGTTCGGTGGCGGCACGTCGACGTGCACGACCACCGTCGTCGACCCCGAAAACGACGTCACCACGACGAAGTCGGAGGCCAAGGGGCAGAACTTCGAGCTGTCGGCGCTGGTCTCGTCGAGCGGGCCGCGGATCAAGATCAGGTCCTATTCGGTCAGCTGCACAGCCACGCAGACCAGCACGAACGCGAGCTGGACCTACGGCGGCGCGACCGGGCTCGGCACCCTGCCGTCGCCGGTGCCGGTCGGCTACGTCAAGCCGATCACCAAGTCCAACGGCACCCTGCTCGCCGAGGCGATCTTCAACGAGCAGACGTTGCCGGGCGACGGCAGCATCGGGCTGACCATGCTGCGGATCAAGTTCGCCCCCGGCTCGAACATCACCGGCGAAGTGGTCGTCGGGCGCACGGCCTGCTCTCCCACTCCGTAAGCCATCCCGCCGGGAAAGGGGCGTCCGGGACTCGCCGGGCGCCCCTTTTCCATTCTGGCTTATATAAGTATCGGCTGATATCTTGTCGGCAACCGAGCCGAGGAGGGCACCGATGGTCGACGTGACCAGCCAGATCAACTCTGTCCAGCGCAGGCTGGGCAAGCGCGTGGTCGAAGCGAGCGAGGCGGTGACGGCCACCGTCAGCCAGGTCTACGACACCGGCCTCGACGACCTCTGGGACGCCTGCACCAATCCCGAGCGCATCCCGCGCTGGTTCCTGCCGATCAGCGGCGATTTGCGCGTCGGCGGCAAGTACCAGCTCGAAGGCAACGCGGGCGGAACGGTCGAGCGCTGCGACCCGCCCAAGAGCTTCGCGGCGACCTGGGAGTACGGCGGCGACGTCAGCTGGATCGAACTCCGGCTGAGCCCCGAAGCCGACGGGCGCACCCGGTTCGAACTCGACCACACCGCCGTCCCCAACGAGCACTGGAACCGGTTCGGGCCCGGCGCCGTGGGCATCGGCTGGGACATGATGCTGAACGGGCTCGCGCTCCACCTCGAATCCGGCGAGGCCGCCGACCCCGAGGCCGCCATGGCCTGGATGACCAGCGAAGAGGGCGTGCGGTTCATGACACTGAGCAACGACGCCTGGTACGAGGCCGACGTCGCCAACGGGACGGACGCGGCCACCGCCCGCACCCGCGCCGACGCCACCTTGGCCGCCTACACCGCGCCGCCGGAGAGCTGAAGGTCCTCGGCGAGCTCCGGGGCGCGAAGCAGGTCGATGAGCTCGTCGTCCGCCCGGAACACGGCGCGGGCTCCCGGCATCCCCGCCTGCCGGAGCATCGCGTGGAGGACGTCGGCGTGCGGCTGGTCGAGCAGGGTCCAGACCATCGCGCGCCGTTTCCCGTCGTCCCCCAGTTCGCGCGCGGCCTGCCAGCCCATGACGAGCGCGCTCACCTGGTTGACCGCCGTTTCCCGCCCCCGCGCCAGTTGCGCGCGATTCAGCCCGCACACCTTGATGGTCTGCTCGCCCTTTTCGGTCAGCGCGCGGTAGGTCCCGATCGACAGCACCAGGAACAGGTGCTCCAGCGGGTCTTCGGCGGTCGGATCGATGAGCAGGCTGTCGCCGTCTTCGTCCACCGGGAAGAGGTCGCGTTTGTGGTGGCTGTTGCAGTACTCGCAGGCGAGCACGTGGTTGAGCCAGTCGAACGCACGCCCCGGATTCCGCGCGATCGGCTCGAAATGGTCCACAGTGGACCCGAGGCCGTCACCGCAGTACATGCAGTAGCCGCGGCCGGCGGCCATCACGTCCAGACCTGCCCGCAGAGAACGCCGCACGGCACGCGAAACCCGCCAGAGCCGCCGGGCTTCTTTCGTGTCACCGGGAGGGATCCGCGCCGTCAGCTCTTCGAGATCGGCCACCACCCGGCCCGGCAGCGCGATCCGGCGGATCCCGATCACCGATCGTCGGCCTCGAACCGCCTGGCCACCTCGTCGACCCGGCTCGGCGGCGAACTGCTCAGTATGCCCCGCAGGCGTTCCCATTCCCGGACGCCGTTCGCGTCCGCACGGCCGGACGCCACCTGGAACTCGAGCTCGGCCAGATGCTCCCGCAATTCGACCGCCTGCGGCGAATACGGCGTGTCCAAGCCGAAAAGGTCGGACAGCACGGCGTCGTCGCCGGAGCCGAACACGACCCGCTCGTACAGCTCCTCGGAGACCACGCGCGGCGGCACTTCCTCGTCGGGCCCGGAAAGCCGGATGAGCCCGCCGGGGTCCGCCGCCTGGCAGACGTAGGGGCTGTGCGTGGTGACGATGAACTGGATCCGGGGGAAATGCGCCTTGAACCACGATCCCATGCGTTTCTGCCACGACACGTGGAGATGCGCGTCCACCTCGTCGATGATCACGACACCGGGACTCTCGTGGTCGAGGCCGGCGCCGTCGAGCTGTTTGAGCAGGTCGACCACGAGCGCGGTCACCGTGCGATAGCCGTCGCTCATCTCGCGCAGCGGGAACCGGTCGCCCCGGTACTCGACCCAGAGCCCGTCCGAATCGACGTCCCTGATCCGGTAGCCGCTGGGAAGGAGACCGTCACCGAGGATCTCCAGCGCCGCGTCCTTCAGTTCACGGGCGCCCGCTTTTCCTTCCAGGGCACGGAGATGCTGATTGATCAGCCAGGTGACGCCCTCGGCGAGCGAGGCGTCTTCGTGGAACAGGCTGGCCATCCGCGCCAGCGATCCCGCGCCGCGCATCCACGACTCGGCCTCGCCGCTCCCGCCCGCGAGCCGCCGGAACGGCCCGTACGCCGCGCAGAACGGCTGGCCCGGTGGAAGTCCGGAGATCGGCAGCAGGCCGGAGTCGAGCCAGCGGACCTCGACCGGCGCCGGGCCCTCCTCGCGCATCACCGACAGCTCGATCGACCCGGACGTCTGATCGTTCGAGATCCAGCTGCCGGCGTCCGACAGCAGCCCCCAGGCGACGTCCGGCGCCGCCGCGACCGCGATGGCGCGCAGCAGCGAGGTCTTGCCGGAACCGTTGCGCCCGGCGAGCACCACCCAGCCAGGGCCGGGCAGCCGGAGGTCGACGGCGCGGGCGCCGCTGAAGCCGCGGATGTTCTCCAGCCGGACCCGCTCGATGTACATGGAGAAAAGCTTAGTGCCTGTTGGCGGAGCTGAGATGTGGCCGGAAAGGGACCATACGCGTGAATCCGCCCGGCCGAAGACCCCGCTATCGCGGTGGCAGCGCCCTGCCGACGTCGATCGCGGTCGCGGGTTCACCAACAGACACCTACGACGGCGCGGACGTCACCTGGCCACCCGAAAGTGGGTCGCCATGACAAGCTCCATCACGGCGTGCGCCTTGGCGACGTCCACGGCCGGTAGCGCCCTGGACCGCGGCCATTCGTCGACGCCCCGCTCCTGCTCCGACGAAATCAGCAGCCGGACATGCCCGCGCGAGCCGAGATTCCCGAACGGCGAGACGTACATGAGGAGTCCGCTCTCGTCCTTGGTGCGAAGGGTGACTCCCGGATTCCCGCTGAACGAGTGCTGACGATGATCTTTGAAGGTGCCGTTCGGATCCGCGTGCCAGTCACCGGGTGCGCCGCCGTTCGCGGTGACCCCGGCTTCGATCTGCACCCGATGGCGCGGTTCGACGAAGTAGCAGGAGCCCGGCGTGGCGATCGGCTCGAACTCCGGCCCGAAGGTCTTCTTGACCGCATCCCGGAACACCGCGCACTCGACGTTCGGGTCGGCGGCGCCGGCGGCCAGGATCACCTCGGCACCCGCGGGCACCTGGGCCTCGACCGCCGGATCGCAGGTCTCACCCTTGCTGGTGGAGACCCAGTTGGCGCAGGCACCGACGCGGGCGCTGTCCTGAGCGTCCGGCGGGTAGACGAGGTCGCGGGGCAGCTTCGCGGCTCCGGCGGTGGCGAAGTCTCGGAGAAGCCCGCAGTCCTTGCTCCGGCTCTGGAGCCCCAGCTCGAACTGGACCGCGCGTTGGAAACTGACCGGCACGGTGATCGCGCAGCCGCTGACCGCACCCTCACGACGGGATTCGACCTGGTACGCCTTCACTCCGCCGAGGTCGACGACGGCTCCGTCGTTCCGGAGCGCCGCATGGGCAGGGTCCACGTCCTGGACGTAGAGCAAGGCCTCGTAGCCGTCGCGGAAGAGAGTGCACATCTTCCTGCCGTACTTCACCTTGGGCTCGCGCGTCACGGGCCGGGTATCGCCTCCCTTCCTGCGGCCGTAGGCGGCCAGGTCGATCAGCTCGCAGAAGTCGAGGGCGGCCAGCGACGCGTCGACAGCCTTCGCGTCGCGATCCGCGGGACGTGGTTGCTTGGGCTGCCATTTCGGAAACTGCGGTGGCGGCGGGGGCGTATCCACGGAATCCGTACAAGCCGCAAGCAGCCCGAGGAGTACTGCGCCGAGAATCACTCTTCGAAACTTCATTACGCAGAGTGTGCAAATTGGGTCCGTAGCCCACCAGCAAGAACCCGGTTTCCTGGGGCAGGTTCACACGATTGATTTTCACGGATAGTCACCAGGTTCGCTGACGCTATTCAGCGAGGAACGGGACTTTATGCAGCCGGGTTCACCGCCCCGGGAACCCTGGTAATCTTCCCGGCGTCGGATTACGCAGGGTGCATCGGGGAGACGCGCCTTGTAGCCACGGGAGGGGCAGATGACGACGGTGACTTCGGGGCGG is a genomic window containing:
- a CDS encoding SRPBCC family protein, with the translated sequence MVDVTSQINSVQRRLGKRVVEASEAVTATVSQVYDTGLDDLWDACTNPERIPRWFLPISGDLRVGGKYQLEGNAGGTVERCDPPKSFAATWEYGGDVSWIELRLSPEADGRTRFELDHTAVPNEHWNRFGPGAVGIGWDMMLNGLALHLESGEAADPEAAMAWMTSEEGVRFMTLSNDAWYEADVANGTDAATARTRADATLAAYTAPPES
- a CDS encoding 2-oxoacid:ferredoxin oxidoreductase subunit beta codes for the protein MTAIDLGIPTLGGLDLVPTETEPQKAKDYKSDQEVRWCPGCGDYVVLNAVQSFLPTLGLKRENIVFISGIGCSSRFPYYLNTYGMHSIHGRAPSIATGLATARPDLSVWVVTGDGDALSIGGNHLIHALRRNVNIKILLFNNRIYGLTKGQYSPTSGPGMVTKSTPMGSVDTPFNPLSLAIGAEASFVGRALDSDRKGLTEVLEAAAKHRGSALVEIYQNCPIFNDGAFDVLKDKDEAATRLIPLKAGEPIKFGPQGEYGVTRSGWAGLEVGKVANIGEENLVVHDPAIEDTSYAFALSRIGDQNLNHVPTGILRQVERPTYDDQARAQVAEARAAREPDLQGLLRGKDTWTVVS
- a CDS encoding AAA family ATPase, with the translated sequence MYIERVRLENIRGFSGARAVDLRLPGPGWVVLAGRNGSGKTSLLRAIAVAAAPDVAWGLLSDAGSWISNDQTSGSIELSVMREEGPAPVEVRWLDSGLLPISGLPPGQPFCAAYGPFRRLAGGSGEAESWMRGAGSLARMASLFHEDASLAEGVTWLINQHLRALEGKAGARELKDAALEILGDGLLPSGYRIRDVDSDGLWVEYRGDRFPLREMSDGYRTVTALVVDLLKQLDGAGLDHESPGVVIIDEVDAHLHVSWQKRMGSWFKAHFPRIQFIVTTHSPYVCQAADPGGLIRLSGPDEEVPPRVVSEELYERVVFGSGDDAVLSDLFGLDTPYSPQAVELREHLAELEFQVASGRADANGVREWERLRGILSSSPPSRVDEVARRFEADDR
- a CDS encoding LapA family protein, translating into MSIFGQVWLWSLLAFVVGALLTWLVLVLPARKRIRELESSLATAHAETSRLPAGVSLGAGAAAVAGGTAYLAKPSHDELDEEFAAVEEPKPAYPETLTEQEPAQQWTEPAEEPAKDVHEDTAEEPEYSAPQIFEPEEEYEAEYRTAPQPDPEPEPDPEPSAERTQYIPAALPEPEPEPEPEPEPENPYVAAATDYLQPASKLDVEPEPEPEPEPQPSSPGEGPYRSRLEMQLDPEGAETQPEPVSLFSPASRVETEQAPVETNWFEREEELHDPPAYAFGSDEEAKAGLLDSEQPETSAEATQVLPKRTPRGAVRGGFEPPQPIQPSMRAIERREPELSGGQSGSLFEPAVQPGDAMPAPEPPPARQVAPVTESVPPGPFGPGSAMPRPGGGRPADDFAVKASVTALRYCTEDSPQFPKMVAEVWFRSAADAERVGFRPLT
- a CDS encoding polyprenyl synthetase family protein; amino-acid sequence: MSSPAPGGAIEDLRASVGLQIADEQLLRTLATGLADVETLLREVVRSDVKAVEDAASHLVEAGGKRFRPLFTLLASQFGPKQGDQVVTAAAAVELVHLATLYHDDVMDEATMRRGAESVNARWDNTIAILTGDFLFAHASRLVADLGTDAARIIAETFGELVTGQMRETVGPADGDDAVEHYLTVIAQKTGSLIATSGRFGGMMSGAPDHYIDALRRFGDIIGTAFQISDDVIDIASASDELGKAQGTDLREGVRTLPMLYALADPATDPRLVELLSGPISDDKLVAEALDLLRASSGLERARETLSDYARRARAELAALPASPARDACESVADYLVARTH
- a CDS encoding DUF6204 family protein, whose amino-acid sequence is MPTYRVLVNGKFDHPDADTRARLLAELDQHQVMGFTEDGLLSYSAHLGAFTFRITLRGEEERDVLDEAELKVMDLLDAKGYPYRDVAGKATCMDDIKIRRR
- a CDS encoding HNH endonuclease; this encodes MIGIRRIALPGRVVADLEELTARIPPGDTKEARRLWRVSRAVRRSLRAGLDVMAAGRGYCMYCGDGLGSTVDHFEPIARNPGRAFDWLNHVLACEYCNSHHKRDLFPVDEDGDSLLIDPTAEDPLEHLFLVLSIGTYRALTEKGEQTIKVCGLNRAQLARGRETAVNQVSALVMGWQAARELGDDGKRRAMVWTLLDQPHADVLHAMLRQAGMPGARAVFRADDELIDLLRAPELAEDLQLSGGAV